A genomic window from Candidatus Latescibacterota bacterium includes:
- a CDS encoding response regulator, which yields MKETSQNKPGTGKQKKPANRDRSVNTGKSDDGILGLETNLYICKRLLESGSVSKALQEISEYIRDLFDLTFALVITEESNGRSLRIATVSSGNNLGNFLKGLTYQYGTSEGIDKWLYSIFDSDKGKPMGMKAMKDIMAWCETDRLITGPAFTSVVDMLATHKSLNALSFGKKNRDDDPFLVLIVSADRTFSATEKRLLDTIADYMSITVERRFESEGLDRKLTRYKALVDSKEHAFFLLIDGKLEFFSGQLPEILGVSGDKLAGRRLEEFLHPDDRRDFEKMLSVFLASEPGPAKKYYHIYRLEEGGDEVEMQIHLIEFRGKTAIRGTLENVSQRSMLEKTAVEAKHLETLASLAGGVAHDFNNLIGAMVGYASLVRNTLPDDDERVRQLGKIEEAGARANKLTKQLLSMSRKGKYALEVVDMSDIIDQTTKGCLIPLDHISLVKNNRAELLNVEGDPSQLYEALLNIFMNARESMPDGGLIEVSIENSYIDETHQVFSGGMMSGEYVEIRVKDKGSGMDSSVLRRSPEPFFTMRGERKHKGLGLPAAIGIIEGHRGKIDMTSRPEEGTEVIIYLPVTKKTPQDSVQFNPLHTTACRVLIVDDEQIILDLASDMLTRLGYVAVIAESGIRALEILEDKKIDLVLLDLLMPEMSGQETFFKLKEKIPDLPIIISSGYSEDMVIRDLLDAGALSFLKKPYRLKDMTAILQNALGAIGSASVKGE from the coding sequence CCAATCTGTATATATGCAAGCGACTTCTCGAAAGCGGAAGCGTTTCGAAGGCTCTCCAGGAGATATCGGAGTATATCCGGGATCTTTTCGATCTCACCTTTGCTCTGGTAATCACAGAGGAAAGCAACGGCAGGAGCCTCAGGATAGCAACGGTATCGTCAGGTAATAATCTCGGAAATTTTCTGAAGGGACTGACTTACCAATACGGCACATCGGAGGGCATCGATAAGTGGTTATATAGCATATTTGATTCGGATAAAGGGAAACCGATGGGCATGAAGGCCATGAAAGATATCATGGCCTGGTGTGAGACGGACAGGCTGATAACAGGCCCGGCTTTCACATCTGTCGTAGATATGCTTGCGACCCACAAATCGCTGAATGCTCTTTCCTTTGGGAAAAAGAATCGGGACGATGATCCGTTCCTGGTCCTGATAGTATCGGCAGACAGGACCTTTTCCGCTACAGAGAAGCGCCTGCTGGACACAATTGCCGACTATATGTCGATTACGGTCGAGCGGAGATTCGAATCAGAAGGACTGGACAGAAAACTCACAAGGTACAAAGCCCTGGTCGACAGCAAGGAACACGCGTTTTTTCTGCTGATCGACGGGAAGCTTGAATTTTTCAGCGGACAGCTTCCAGAGATACTCGGGGTAAGTGGCGACAAACTCGCAGGAAGAAGGCTGGAGGAATTCCTTCACCCTGACGATCGCAGGGATTTCGAGAAGATGCTTAGTGTTTTTCTGGCTTCCGAACCCGGGCCCGCAAAAAAATATTACCATATATACAGACTTGAAGAGGGCGGCGACGAAGTCGAGATGCAGATCCACTTGATAGAATTCAGGGGAAAGACAGCCATCAGGGGAACTCTGGAAAACGTCAGCCAGAGGTCGATGCTGGAGAAGACAGCGGTTGAGGCAAAACACCTCGAAACGCTGGCGAGCCTGGCAGGCGGAGTGGCTCACGATTTCAACAACCTTATCGGAGCCATGGTAGGATACGCTTCCCTGGTGAGAAATACTTTGCCGGATGATGACGAGAGAGTCCGGCAGCTTGGAAAGATCGAAGAGGCCGGGGCGAGAGCGAATAAACTGACAAAACAGCTTCTCTCGATGTCGAGAAAAGGCAAGTATGCTCTGGAGGTCGTCGATATGAGCGATATAATCGACCAGACGACGAAAGGCTGTTTGATCCCGCTCGACCACATTTCTCTTGTTAAGAACAACAGAGCCGAGTTATTGAACGTGGAAGGGGATCCTTCGCAATTGTACGAGGCGCTTCTCAATATTTTCATGAACGCTCGTGAATCGATGCCGGACGGAGGCCTGATAGAGGTCTCGATCGAGAACTCATATATCGATGAGACACACCAGGTGTTTTCCGGCGGGATGATGTCCGGGGAATACGTGGAAATACGGGTGAAAGACAAGGGCAGTGGAATGGATTCGAGCGTCCTGAGAAGATCTCCGGAACCATTTTTTACGATGAGAGGCGAGAGGAAGCACAAAGGGCTGGGATTGCCCGCAGCCATAGGAATAATAGAGGGACACAGGGGGAAAATAGATATGACGAGCCGTCCGGAGGAAGGGACGGAGGTAATAATCTACCTGCCTGTGACAAAAAAGACCCCGCAGGATTCTGTGCAGTTCAATCCCCTGCACACGACCGCCTGCAGGGTGTTGATCGTTGATGACGAACAGATCATACTGGATCTTGCCAGCGATATGCTTACCCGGCTCGGATATGTGGCGGTCATTGCCGAATCCGGGATCCGGGCTCTTGAGATCCTGGAAGATAAAAAGATAGATCTTGTCCTGCTCGATCTGCTGATGCCGGAAATGTCGGGGCAGGAGACATTCTTCAAGCTCAAGGAGAAAATACCGGATCTACCGATAATAATATCAAGTGGGTACAGCGAAGACATGGTGATCAGGGACCTGCTGGATGCGGGCGCGCTATCGTTCCTGAAAAAACCTTACAGACTTAAAGATATGACGGCCATATTGCAGAACGCGCTGGGTGCCATAGGTAGCGCCAGCGTGAAAGGAGAATGA
- a CDS encoding response regulator has translation MAGLQDQLGESGSGRIYLEMMTSILENDVVGFAVLDSDGKYLVFNRGAEKLTGYDREEMIGKLPPEGMFTSQDTRQILEAMEKSFPVKNIEVTITRKDGSDTNLIFSMSQGKDGNPENNHYLQILLDNSEKKHLQHLLLHSQKMETIGEMAGGIAHDFNNLLEGVLGYTTFMMDLIENEHELYNYLEIIKKSAKKAADLTDRLLSLSRSRDYKKSQLNCNSLLREVTKLLERTIDKKISLELNLKKDLRATKGESTQLESAFLNICVNARDAMPGGGKLIISSDNVLIDGTYPKMSLKMEAGEYVKIAISDTGIGMDEETIEKIFEPFFTTKKRGEGTGLGLNMVYGIIDSHGGFINVYSEIGKGTTFNIYLKAEENEAPEQAEEEKKNQFERGNGETVLIIDDEPMILDIGYEMLEKLGYKVITAGGADRGMEYFIEKKKEIDIVLLDIIMPGIDGKEVLREIRIIRPDVPVILSSGYDKSVLTDELSADNCTTFMQKPYSMEDLGRIIYETLGKSQGN, from the coding sequence GTGGCGGGACTTCAAGATCAACTCGGGGAATCCGGAAGCGGCAGAATATATCTCGAGATGATGACATCGATCCTCGAAAACGATGTTGTGGGGTTCGCGGTACTGGATTCCGACGGAAAATACCTGGTCTTTAACAGGGGCGCGGAGAAACTTACAGGTTACGACCGCGAGGAAATGATTGGAAAACTACCGCCCGAAGGTATGTTCACAAGCCAGGATACGCGTCAGATCCTGGAAGCCATGGAAAAATCTTTTCCTGTCAAGAATATCGAAGTTACGATCACAAGGAAAGACGGCAGCGACACAAACCTTATCTTCTCCATGTCACAGGGAAAAGACGGAAACCCCGAGAACAACCACTACCTTCAGATACTCCTCGATAACAGTGAGAAAAAACATCTCCAGCATCTGCTGCTACACTCGCAGAAGATGGAGACTATAGGAGAGATGGCGGGCGGGATAGCCCATGACTTCAACAATCTCCTGGAGGGAGTCCTGGGATATACGACCTTCATGATGGATCTGATCGAGAATGAGCATGAATTGTACAATTATTTGGAGATCATAAAAAAATCGGCAAAAAAAGCCGCAGACCTTACTGACAGGCTCCTGTCCCTTTCGCGTTCGCGAGATTATAAAAAGAGCCAGCTCAACTGTAACAGCCTGCTTCGTGAAGTCACCAAACTCCTCGAACGGACGATAGACAAGAAGATATCTCTCGAATTAAACCTGAAAAAGGATCTAAGGGCGACAAAGGGGGAGTCGACTCAACTCGAATCCGCTTTTCTCAACATCTGTGTCAATGCCCGCGACGCGATGCCTGGTGGTGGCAAGCTGATAATCTCTAGCGATAATGTCCTGATCGATGGGACCTATCCGAAGATGAGCCTGAAAATGGAAGCAGGCGAGTATGTCAAAATCGCAATATCGGATACAGGGATCGGGATGGATGAAGAGACTATCGAAAAGATATTCGAACCTTTCTTCACCACGAAAAAAAGGGGAGAGGGGACCGGATTGGGTCTGAATATGGTCTATGGGATCATAGACAGTCACGGAGGGTTCATAAATGTCTACAGCGAGATCGGCAAGGGGACGACGTTCAATATCTACCTGAAGGCCGAAGAAAACGAGGCGCCCGAACAGGCCGAAGAAGAGAAAAAGAACCAGTTCGAGCGCGGAAACGGGGAAACGGTCCTGATTATCGATGACGAGCCGATGATCCTCGATATCGGATACGAAATGCTGGAAAAACTCGGATACAAGGTTATTACGGCGGGTGGGGCGGATCGCGGGATGGAGTATTTTATCGAAAAGAAGAAGGAGATAGATATAGTCCTGCTGGATATTATCATGCCGGGAATCGATGGGAAGGAAGTCCTCAGGGAGATCCGCATTATCCGGCCGGACGTTCCGGTAATCCTCTCAAGTGGCTATGACAAGTCGGTGCTTACCGACGAACTCTCGGCAGATAACTGTACGACGTTCATGCAAAAACCGTATTCCATGGAAGATCTGGGCAGAATCATCTACGAGACTCTCGGAAAATCACAGGGAAACTAG